From the Bacillus tuaregi genome, one window contains:
- the nirB gene encoding nitrite reductase large subunit NirB: protein MNNRKLVMIGNGMAGIRTLEELLKLAPNMFDITVFGKEPHPNYNRIQLSTVLQGDTTINDIIMNDWTWYSENGITLYTDEEIVTIDTKNKQVVSNLGRVMEYDELIMATGSNSFILPIPGADKQGVTGFRDIKDCETMIKAASTYKKAVVIGGGLLGLEAARGLLNLGMEVDVVHLMPYLMERQLDPTASKMLEKELEAQGMNFLMEKETAEILGEERVTGLRFKDGSTIAADLVVMAVGIKPNVKLAMESGIEVNRGIVVNDYMETSIANVYAVGECAEHREIVYGLVAPLYEQGKVLAEFLAGKMPDPYQGSVFGTQLKVSGVDLFSAGEIMDDPSTKAIKVHNEFDGVYKKVLIRDHHVTGVVLYGDTQDSTRLFRMLNKKEDISGLTSVSILSSGCDAHASNDVAAMADDDLVCGCNGVTKGTIVGAIQANNLTTVDEVGSCTNAGRSCGRCKSLISDLLAYTLGDEYDQSAKKAGICSCTQLSRDEVVTEIKEKGLTSVKEVMNVLGWRNEEGCSKCRPAINYYLGMINIEDYQDDRDSRLVNEKMHANIQKDGTYTVVPRMYGGVTNAKDLKTIAEVAEKYDVPLVKLTGGQRIGLFGLKKEDLPSVWEDLGMPSGYAYGKTLRTVKTCVGAKYCRYGTQDSMGLGIELEKKFERLDTPHKVKMGVSGCPRNCAEAGIKDIGFVGVDGGWEIYVGGNGGTDLRAGDLLGQVETEAEAMELTGAYLQYYRETAEYLERTSKWLERVGLDHIKEVLADGETRQVLNERMDKTLDRYREPWQEAIQNKDIRDKYYQKQEVRVPVK from the coding sequence TTGAATAACAGGAAATTAGTGATGATTGGTAACGGGATGGCGGGAATTAGAACGTTAGAGGAACTATTGAAACTGGCTCCCAATATGTTTGATATAACAGTTTTCGGAAAGGAACCACACCCAAATTATAACCGAATCCAATTATCTACGGTTCTTCAGGGAGATACAACGATTAACGATATAATTATGAATGATTGGACCTGGTACAGTGAAAACGGTATTACACTATACACAGACGAAGAGATTGTTACCATTGATACAAAAAATAAACAGGTAGTATCTAACCTTGGACGAGTAATGGAATATGATGAATTAATTATGGCTACTGGCTCCAATTCATTTATATTGCCAATCCCGGGTGCAGACAAACAGGGAGTTACCGGTTTTCGTGATATTAAGGACTGTGAAACCATGATTAAAGCAGCCAGCACATATAAGAAAGCCGTTGTCATTGGCGGAGGCTTATTAGGACTTGAAGCTGCACGAGGACTGCTAAACCTTGGCATGGAGGTGGATGTTGTTCATTTGATGCCGTATTTAATGGAAAGACAGCTTGACCCAACTGCTTCTAAAATGCTGGAAAAAGAACTCGAGGCACAAGGCATGAACTTCTTAATGGAAAAAGAAACCGCAGAAATCCTTGGGGAGGAAAGAGTAACAGGGCTTCGCTTTAAGGATGGGTCGACTATTGCGGCCGATCTTGTTGTGATGGCGGTGGGAATTAAGCCGAATGTAAAACTTGCAATGGAAAGTGGCATAGAGGTTAACCGTGGTATTGTAGTTAATGATTATATGGAAACCAGCATCGCTAATGTGTATGCAGTCGGTGAATGTGCAGAGCACCGAGAAATAGTTTACGGATTAGTGGCTCCATTGTATGAGCAGGGAAAGGTCCTTGCTGAATTTTTGGCTGGTAAAATGCCTGACCCCTATCAAGGTTCTGTCTTTGGGACTCAATTAAAGGTATCCGGTGTTGATTTATTTTCCGCCGGTGAAATCATGGACGACCCGTCAACAAAAGCCATTAAAGTCCATAATGAATTTGACGGTGTCTATAAAAAAGTATTAATTCGTGATCATCATGTTACCGGAGTGGTTCTCTACGGTGATACGCAAGACAGTACGCGATTATTCAGAATGCTGAATAAAAAAGAGGACATTAGCGGATTAACAAGTGTTTCTATTCTTTCATCAGGCTGTGATGCCCATGCTTCAAATGATGTTGCAGCCATGGCTGACGATGACCTTGTCTGTGGCTGTAACGGGGTTACAAAGGGAACAATTGTCGGTGCTATTCAAGCTAATAATCTAACAACGGTAGATGAAGTCGGAAGCTGTACAAATGCAGGACGTTCCTGCGGACGCTGTAAATCGCTTATTTCAGACCTTTTAGCTTATACGCTCGGTGATGAATATGATCAATCTGCTAAGAAAGCCGGCATTTGTAGCTGTACCCAATTAAGCAGAGATGAAGTGGTGACAGAAATAAAAGAAAAAGGTTTAACAAGTGTCAAGGAAGTCATGAATGTGTTGGGCTGGAGAAATGAGGAAGGCTGCTCTAAATGTCGCCCAGCCATCAACTATTATCTAGGCATGATTAACATTGAAGACTACCAAGATGACCGTGATTCACGTCTTGTTAATGAAAAGATGCATGCCAATATTCAAAAGGACGGCACCTATACGGTTGTTCCAAGAATGTATGGCGGTGTAACAAACGCAAAGGATTTGAAAACCATCGCTGAAGTAGCGGAAAAGTATGATGTTCCGTTAGTTAAATTAACAGGAGGTCAGCGAATCGGATTATTTGGCTTGAAAAAGGAAGATTTACCAAGTGTATGGGAAGATCTAGGCATGCCGTCAGGCTACGCATACGGTAAGACCTTAAGAACCGTCAAAACATGTGTAGGGGCGAAATATTGCCGTTATGGCACGCAGGACTCAATGGGGCTCGGAATTGAACTAGAAAAGAAGTTTGAGCGTCTAGACACACCTCATAAAGTAAAAATGGGCGTATCAGGCTGTCCGCGCAACTGTGCAGAGGCAGGCATTAAGGATATCGGCTTTGTTGGTGTAGACGGAGGCTGGGAAATTTATGTCGGTGGTAACGGCGGTACAGACCTTCGTGCCGGGGATTTACTCGGTCAGGTAGAAACAGAAGCAGAAGCTATGGAGCTGACAGGTGCTTATCTTCAATATTATCGTGAAACAGCAGAATATTTAGAACGTACATCCAAGTGGCTTGAGCGTGTAGGTCTTGACCATATCAAAGAAGTGCTGGCGGATGGGGAAACAAGACAGGTGTTAAATGAGCGTATGGATAAAACGCTTGATCGCTATCGTGAGCCATGGCAGGAAGCCATTCAAAATAAGGACATTAGAGATAAGTATTATCAAAAACAGGAAGTTAGGGTTCCAGTAAAATAG
- a CDS encoding response regulator transcription factor, producing the protein MIRVIFVDDHEMVRIGVSSYLAAQPDIEVVGEADNGKTAIDLALSLRPDIILMDLVMKEMDGIEATRQIIAKWPEAKIIIVTSFLDDEKVYPALEAGATSYMLKTSKASEIADAVRSTYSGQSILEPEVTGKMMMKMRQKQHYELHEDLTSREMEILLLMAEGKSNQEIADELFIALKTVKTHVSNILSKLQVQDRTQAVIYAFKHSLVQ; encoded by the coding sequence ATGATTAGAGTAATTTTTGTTGATGACCATGAAATGGTAAGAATTGGTGTTTCGTCTTATTTAGCTGCTCAGCCGGATATCGAAGTGGTTGGTGAAGCGGATAACGGGAAAACAGCGATAGATTTAGCGCTCAGCTTAAGACCAGACATCATTTTAATGGATTTAGTCATGAAGGAAATGGACGGAATCGAAGCAACAAGACAGATTATTGCCAAATGGCCGGAAGCAAAAATTATCATTGTCACAAGCTTTTTAGATGATGAGAAGGTTTATCCTGCTCTTGAGGCTGGTGCGACCAGCTATATGCTGAAAACATCCAAGGCTAGTGAAATTGCTGATGCTGTCCGCTCTACATATAGCGGTCAATCGATATTAGAACCAGAAGTAACCGGTAAAATGATGATGAAAATGAGACAGAAGCAGCACTATGAGCTGCATGAGGATTTAACGAGCAGGGAAATGGAAATTCTGCTTCTAATGGCGGAAGGGAAAAGCAATCAGGAAATCGCTGATGAGCTTTTTATCGCTCTCAAAACGGTTAAGACACATGTGAGTAATATTCTTAGTAAATTGCAGGTACAGGACCGAACACAAGCTGTTATCTATGCATTTAAACATTCTCTTGTTCAATAA
- a CDS encoding sensor histidine kinase, with protein sequence MSIIMRQILIGVALSLLIFIFVAGETFFIFPLLSWSDLWEREVLDIPYILFVPSFSIVIGTVFGFFSGHYWRKQLQMIDDKLHQIEEGRPLESDGTSLAEIESISKRMNKIQKQIAEQAKVSQRLATEAAEEQENRIQEIISQERNRLARELHDSVSQQLFGASMLMSAINETKQASDDRETKQLKIVEEMIHQSQLEMRALLLHLRPVALKGKSLQEGIEELLIELTQKVTMNIKWKIEEFPVEKGVEDHLFRILQESVSNTLRHAKASLLEVLLIKRDGFIILRVSDDGIGFDVDEDKAGSYGMQNMHDRAVEIGGNLKIVSLKNKGTRLEVKIPVIEGENHD encoded by the coding sequence ATGAGTATAATTATGCGCCAGATTCTCATTGGAGTCGCCTTATCCCTTCTAATCTTCATCTTTGTGGCGGGTGAAACGTTTTTTATTTTTCCATTGCTAAGCTGGAGTGACCTATGGGAAAGGGAAGTACTCGATATCCCTTATATTTTATTTGTTCCGAGTTTCAGTATTGTCATTGGAACTGTATTTGGTTTTTTTTCAGGGCATTATTGGCGGAAGCAGCTTCAAATGATCGATGATAAGCTGCACCAAATCGAAGAGGGAAGACCGTTAGAGAGTGATGGTACTTCGCTTGCTGAAATTGAATCGATTTCAAAAAGAATGAACAAGATCCAAAAGCAAATCGCCGAGCAGGCAAAGGTGTCGCAGCGGTTAGCAACTGAGGCTGCTGAAGAACAGGAAAACCGAATCCAGGAAATCATTTCACAGGAACGAAACCGTCTTGCTCGTGAGCTGCATGATTCGGTCAGCCAGCAGCTATTTGGTGCTTCGATGCTGATGTCAGCAATCAATGAAACTAAGCAGGCTTCAGATGATCGCGAAACAAAGCAGTTGAAGATTGTAGAAGAAATGATTCATCAATCACAGCTCGAGATGCGGGCTTTGCTGCTTCATTTAAGACCTGTTGCATTAAAAGGAAAATCACTTCAGGAAGGAATCGAAGAATTACTAATAGAACTAACTCAAAAGGTTACAATGAACATAAAATGGAAAATAGAGGAGTTCCCAGTTGAAAAGGGCGTCGAGGATCACTTATTTCGTATCCTACAAGAATCTGTATCCAACACGCTTCGTCATGCGAAAGCAAGTCTCTTAGAAGTACTGCTGATTAAAAGAGATGGCTTTATTATTTTAAGAGTGTCTGATGATGGGATTGGGTTTGATGTTGATGAAGACAAAGCCGGGTCCTACGGTATGCAGAATATGCATGACCGAGCCGTTGAAATTGGTGGCAATTTAAAAATTGTTTCATTGAAAAATAAAGGCACCCGGCTTGAAGTAAAAATTCCCGTAATTGAAGGTGAGAATCATGATTAG
- the liaF gene encoding cell wall-active antibiotics response protein LiaF yields MLQKLKSDYLSWIVLIGAFFVLLDVFFFNRGLIFSLIVAIGMVYLGRKRMPRKTGKLLFWAGLFLLFINVINMMAVKFFLLALLCFLIFQYMNRKQKTNTILPIMNEQTDEAGYRGETMIKEQPLFQNRFFGNQQTPDHVYEWNDVNIQCGVGDSLIDLSNTVLPKGESDIFIRNIMGKVTVLIPYDVEVSVQHSVLFGSARILDFYETSLVNRIIKVETSQYEQANQKVKIFTSMMIGDIEVKRV; encoded by the coding sequence TTGTTGCAAAAATTAAAAAGTGACTATCTCAGCTGGATTGTCTTAATTGGTGCATTCTTTGTGTTGTTAGATGTGTTCTTTTTTAACCGTGGCTTGATTTTCTCCCTTATCGTTGCGATAGGAATGGTGTATCTGGGGAGAAAACGGATGCCTAGGAAAACAGGAAAGCTACTGTTTTGGGCTGGCTTGTTTCTCCTTTTTATCAATGTTATCAATATGATGGCTGTTAAATTTTTTCTGCTAGCACTGCTATGCTTTCTTATTTTTCAATATATGAACAGGAAACAAAAGACCAATACGATTCTCCCTATCATGAATGAACAAACTGATGAAGCTGGTTATCGCGGGGAAACAATGATAAAGGAGCAGCCGCTGTTTCAAAACCGCTTCTTTGGCAATCAACAAACACCAGACCATGTCTATGAATGGAATGATGTGAACATTCAATGTGGTGTAGGGGACAGTCTCATAGATCTAAGTAACACGGTTTTACCAAAGGGAGAGTCCGATATCTTTATACGTAATATAATGGGGAAGGTCACGGTTTTGATTCCGTATGATGTTGAGGTGAGTGTACAACATTCAGTCCTTTTTGGCTCTGCAAGAATATTGGATTTCTACGAAACTTCTTTAGTCAATCGAATCATTAAAGTAGAAACTTCTCAATATGAGCAAGCGAATCAAAAGGTGAAGATATTCACTTCAATGATGATAGGTGATATTGAGGTGAAGCGCGTATGA
- a CDS encoding PspA/IM30 family protein, which yields MANLFTRIKDTVMADLHQAIDHKEKKNPIALLNHYLRQCELETEKVRKLVERQYQLKDEFTREYQNAVEMAAKRKHQAEVASQAGEMELYQFAANEQQHFEERAAHINELMNQANAQLTDLEQKYEQMKHKLKDMNIRRLELMGRENVTRAKHKMNQVLDNQAYSNGSYSRFQEIETYLDRLEQDVNRSYYQNTIDERIAQLEKQTPTLKLDKEETSSIS from the coding sequence ATGGCAAATTTATTTACCCGCATTAAAGATACTGTAATGGCAGATTTACATCAGGCGATAGATCATAAGGAGAAAAAAAATCCAATCGCATTGCTAAATCATTATTTACGACAATGCGAGCTAGAAACAGAAAAGGTCCGTAAGCTTGTAGAACGCCAGTATCAATTGAAGGATGAATTTACTCGTGAATATCAAAATGCTGTTGAAATGGCAGCTAAACGTAAACATCAAGCCGAAGTAGCTTCTCAAGCAGGTGAAATGGAGCTTTATCAATTTGCAGCCAATGAACAGCAACATTTCGAAGAGCGTGCTGCCCATATCAATGAATTGATGAATCAGGCAAATGCACAGCTTACAGATTTAGAGCAAAAATATGAGCAAATGAAGCATAAGCTGAAGGATATGAATATCCGCCGCTTGGAATTAATGGGAAGAGAAAATGTGACCCGGGCGAAGCACAAAATGAATCAGGTTCTTGATAACCAAGCGTACTCAAATGGCTCATACTCTCGTTTTCAAGAGATTGAAACATATCTTGACCGTTTAGAGCAAGATGTGAACCGCTCTTATTATCAAAACACAATTGATGAAAGAATTGCCCAGCTAGAAAAACAAACTCCAACATTGAAGCTGGATAAAGAAGAAACAAGTTCAATTTCATAA
- a CDS encoding lmo0954 family membrane protein, protein MKKFGLLLAGGIAAIVLLHNIGPMVGLVISLAIFYFVVKQFLKTDSILMKIGWGFIGFVALMASASNIPAVLGIAAAYVLYVVYKNWNKPKNIIEESDDPFVNFEKQWSQLNKY, encoded by the coding sequence ATGAAAAAATTTGGGTTGCTTTTAGCTGGAGGTATCGCAGCAATAGTGTTACTGCATAATATTGGACCGATGGTAGGATTGGTGATCAGTTTAGCGATTTTCTACTTTGTCGTCAAACAATTTTTAAAGACAGATTCCATTTTAATGAAAATCGGCTGGGGGTTCATTGGTTTCGTTGCTTTAATGGCATCAGCATCGAATATACCGGCTGTATTAGGAATTGCCGCTGCATACGTTCTATATGTTGTATATAAAAATTGGAATAAACCAAAAAACATTATCGAAGAATCTGATGATCCATTCGTGAATTTTGAAAAGCAATGGTCTCAGCTAAATAAATACTAA
- a CDS encoding trans-sulfuration enzyme family protein produces MKFETRILHQTNKQTRTIKSKITPIYQTTAFTFNDLDELEGYYQGNGNYLYSRVGNPNTDELGEAVARLEEAPAGVASSSGLSAILAGILAVVKSGDHIVAADDLYGGSFHLITGELADLGVEVTVVPFSDLEKVEAAIQKHTKLLYTESITNPTLRVENLEAVVHLARKYSLTTLVDNTFATPYHCKPYTKGIDLVVHSATKYIGGHSDVTAGVLVGNEALIEKATAKIVNLGTNLSPFEAWLTCRGIKTLALRMKAQSANARKLAEALREHSFIKQVYYPFEHGEDGYGAIVTIELQETVDINGFFRQLSWVKIAPTLAGVQTIVTHPLTTSHRALPKKAQEELGITMGLVRISVGIEAEEDIINVFTQALENA; encoded by the coding sequence ATGAAATTTGAAACCAGAATTTTGCATCAAACAAACAAGCAAACACGTACAATTAAAAGTAAAATTACCCCTATCTATCAAACTACAGCTTTTACCTTCAATGATTTAGACGAACTTGAAGGTTATTACCAGGGAAATGGGAATTACCTATATTCACGGGTAGGAAATCCGAATACAGATGAGCTCGGTGAAGCAGTTGCCAGATTAGAAGAAGCACCTGCAGGGGTTGCCTCATCCTCAGGCTTGTCAGCGATTCTTGCCGGGATTTTGGCTGTTGTAAAAAGTGGTGATCATATTGTGGCTGCTGATGATTTATACGGCGGCAGCTTTCATTTAATAACCGGGGAGCTAGCAGATTTGGGTGTTGAAGTCACGGTTGTGCCTTTTTCCGATTTGGAAAAAGTAGAAGCAGCTATTCAGAAGCATACAAAGCTGCTTTATACAGAGTCCATTACGAACCCGACATTGCGGGTGGAAAATTTAGAGGCAGTAGTCCATTTAGCGAGGAAATATAGCCTGACAACGTTAGTTGATAACACATTTGCAACCCCATATCATTGTAAGCCATATACGAAAGGGATTGATTTAGTCGTACATAGTGCAACCAAATATATCGGCGGTCACAGTGATGTTACGGCAGGTGTATTGGTGGGTAACGAAGCCTTGATTGAAAAAGCGACCGCTAAAATTGTGAATCTTGGTACCAATCTCAGCCCATTTGAAGCCTGGCTGACCTGCAGGGGAATCAAAACATTGGCCTTAAGAATGAAGGCGCAATCCGCAAATGCCCGAAAGCTTGCCGAGGCATTGCGTGAACATTCATTCATCAAACAGGTGTATTATCCATTTGAGCATGGGGAAGATGGCTATGGTGCCATCGTAACCATTGAACTTCAGGAAACCGTGGATATCAATGGATTTTTCCGCCAGCTTTCATGGGTGAAAATTGCTCCAACCCTTGCAGGAGTTCAAACCATTGTGACTCACCCTTTAACCACTTCGCACCGTGCACTACCGAAGAAAGCACAAGAAGAGCTTGGTATCACAATGGGTCTTGTTCGGATCTCAGTAGGCATTGAAGCGGAAGAAGATATCATTAATGTATTTACCCAGGCATTAGAGAATGCTTAA
- a CDS encoding Ger(x)C family spore germination protein, producing MKKKRISIVLILNILLLAGCWDQRDLATISLAIGMAVDIGDNGKYKLTIEAINAAELNEQTASGNSPTVTFSLEGNTLAELSHKMNIGFSKILVFSHMKTVVISKTLAEKGMLEFLDFLDRNREIRDDFNFILVDGKAANVLKVLYTLQKSSSLKLTRQLKSAKLWGSDPDIRLTDFVNAFTSSGRQPVMAAVRINGDPKKGSSVENMQKSDPDAMVEIDSLAMFRGEKYVGTLPVEETRDYLWTQDKVKTTIFSVPCEEDMYMAVRATHSRTMVKGFVQNGRPHIQLHIRIEGLVNSNQCKDPLNEVSTYLKFEKLSEEYLKERIEKMIHLVQKEYGVDIFGFGEVIERENPKAYKKLQENWDEVFQESKIDVTVDVKLRRSGLLSKGLLEREGTK from the coding sequence ATGAAAAAGAAACGCATATCCATTGTTCTTATATTGAATATCCTGCTGTTAGCAGGTTGCTGGGATCAGAGAGATCTGGCAACGATATCGCTGGCCATAGGTATGGCGGTAGATATCGGGGATAACGGAAAATACAAATTAACCATCGAAGCGATTAATGCGGCCGAATTAAATGAACAGACAGCAAGCGGAAATTCTCCGACCGTGACGTTTTCTTTAGAAGGAAATACATTGGCTGAGCTTTCACATAAAATGAATATCGGCTTTTCGAAAATATTAGTTTTCTCTCATATGAAAACGGTTGTCATAAGTAAAACACTTGCTGAAAAGGGCATGTTGGAATTTTTGGATTTTCTCGATCGAAATAGGGAAATCAGAGATGACTTTAATTTCATCTTGGTAGATGGGAAAGCAGCAAATGTTTTAAAGGTTTTATATACGCTTCAAAAATCCTCCTCGTTAAAGCTGACTAGGCAATTAAAATCGGCAAAGCTCTGGGGATCTGACCCTGATATTCGATTAACAGATTTTGTTAATGCATTTACCTCCTCCGGACGTCAGCCAGTTATGGCTGCTGTCCGCATCAATGGAGACCCTAAAAAAGGCTCAAGTGTTGAAAATATGCAAAAATCCGATCCTGACGCAATGGTTGAAATCGATTCGCTCGCCATGTTCCGCGGCGAAAAATACGTCGGCACGCTACCGGTTGAGGAAACAAGGGATTACCTTTGGACGCAAGATAAGGTGAAAACAACCATATTCAGCGTTCCGTGCGAGGAGGATATGTACATGGCTGTCAGGGCAACACATTCACGGACAATGGTAAAAGGGTTTGTTCAAAATGGACGTCCGCATATTCAACTGCATATTAGAATAGAAGGCCTCGTGAATAGTAATCAATGCAAGGATCCATTAAATGAAGTTAGCACATACTTGAAATTTGAAAAGCTGTCAGAGGAATATCTAAAAGAGAGAATCGAAAAAATGATTCACCTTGTTCAAAAGGAATACGGAGTGGATATTTTCGGTTTCGGTGAGGTAATTGAACGGGAAAATCCGAAGGCATATAAAAAGCTTCAAGAAAATTGGGATGAGGTCTTTCAGGAAAGTAAAATTGATGTCACGGTAGATGTGAAATTAAGAAGATCAGGGTTATTGTCCAAAGGTCTCCTAGAAAGAGAGGGTACAAAATGA
- a CDS encoding spore germination protein codes for MLTQDKPLVRIRRRKKETKKPSMNQEIKEIRQQEDCKYIGRLKEYILSSFGQTADLMIEPMKIAENDGMLFYLSTAVDNSQLQNTIMNKHTYQRTSFDLTTEEGIAEFCEQLFAGSGFKLVQSLEEVSDEMLNGSIIMALKTFPSYITISMPNSNIRQVAEPTSQTVIRGPKDSFVEIASINMTLVRRRIRNSNLRFEEFTLGSETKTKVFIGYMHGIANDKIVEEVRSRLNKVRVAAIFESGNIEELIEDKTFTVFPLAFNTERPDTVAGQLMEGKICIIVDGTPFTLLIPVVFTDFFISSEDYYHHYTISTFLRIIRYISFMIVLIVPSAYVGILTFHQELVPTPLLINIMAQREGVPFPAVVEVLIMELTFEILREAGIRMPRAVGQTVSIVGALVIGQAAAEAGLISNIMVIIVAITATANFVAPVYSLSAATRILRLLLIPIAGFLGLYGVLLGLVVMVAHLSSLRSFGVPYLAPVAPFSLKDQKDVFIRFPFWGMNRRPSYLRTEKPAKQERTGSNSPPDMQRRNDG; via the coding sequence GTGTTGACTCAGGATAAACCGCTTGTCAGGATTCGACGGAGAAAAAAAGAGACAAAAAAACCCTCCATGAACCAGGAAATAAAAGAAATAAGACAGCAGGAAGATTGTAAGTATATTGGAAGGCTAAAAGAATATATCCTCAGCTCTTTTGGCCAAACAGCGGATTTAATGATAGAGCCGATGAAGATAGCAGAAAACGATGGCATGCTGTTTTATCTTTCGACCGCTGTGGACAATAGCCAATTGCAAAATACAATCATGAACAAGCATACCTATCAGCGAACCTCCTTTGATTTAACAACAGAGGAGGGTATAGCAGAATTTTGTGAGCAACTGTTTGCAGGCAGCGGATTTAAATTGGTTCAAAGCCTTGAGGAAGTCAGCGACGAAATGTTAAATGGAAGCATCATCATGGCCCTCAAAACCTTTCCTTCCTATATAACGATATCAATGCCCAATTCGAATATTCGCCAAGTGGCCGAGCCAACCTCGCAGACGGTGATTAGAGGACCAAAAGACAGCTTTGTGGAAATTGCTTCAATTAATATGACCTTAGTGCGGCGCAGAATTCGAAATTCCAATCTGCGCTTTGAAGAGTTCACCCTGGGAAGTGAAACAAAAACAAAGGTGTTTATTGGCTATATGCATGGCATTGCTAATGATAAAATCGTTGAAGAGGTCCGTAGTAGGTTGAACAAAGTAAGGGTTGCCGCCATTTTTGAATCGGGTAATATTGAAGAGCTCATCGAGGATAAAACATTTACGGTCTTTCCTTTGGCTTTTAATACAGAACGTCCAGATACAGTGGCAGGGCAGCTGATGGAAGGTAAAATATGTATTATTGTTGATGGAACACCGTTTACCCTGTTGATTCCGGTTGTGTTTACTGATTTCTTTATTTCCTCTGAGGATTATTATCACCATTACACCATTTCAACCTTCCTCAGAATTATTCGTTATATTTCCTTTATGATTGTTTTGATTGTTCCGTCTGCATATGTGGGAATTTTGACCTTCCATCAGGAGCTGGTGCCTACCCCCTTGCTGATTAATATTATGGCTCAACGTGAAGGCGTACCGTTTCCTGCTGTAGTCGAAGTTCTGATTATGGAATTAACATTTGAAATCCTGAGGGAGGCTGGAATACGTATGCCAAGGGCGGTTGGGCAGACGGTTTCGATTGTTGGGGCACTTGTTATTGGTCAGGCTGCCGCGGAAGCAGGACTTATTTCCAATATTATGGTTATCATTGTGGCAATTACCGCCACAGCTAATTTTGTAGCTCCCGTTTACAGTTTATCTGCAGCAACGAGAATTCTAAGGCTCCTCTTAATTCCTATCGCCGGGTTTTTAGGACTTTATGGGGTACTCTTAGGTTTAGTTGTCATGGTGGCACACTTAAGCTCCTTGCGCTCATTCGGTGTTCCTTATTTAGCGCCCGTAGCACCCTTCAGTCTTAAGGACCAAAAGGATGTCTTTATCCGGTTTCCTTTTTGGGGCATGAATAGAAGGCCAAGCTATTTAAGGACAGAAAAACCAGCTAAACAGGAGCGAACCGGCTCCAATTCGCCTCCAGATATGCAAAGGAGAAATGATGGATGA